The Burkholderia sp. NRF60-BP8 genomic sequence TACCCGCACGTCAACAGCGTGAACAGCCACAGATACGCGACGCACGGCATCAGCAGCAGTTCGGGGTCGAACGTGACGTCCGGCGTGGCGGCGGACAGCGGAGCGAGCGACGCATCGGGATCGGGCGAGGCCGGTGCGGCGGGCGGGAGCGTCGCGCTGTCGAGCGCGGTGCGCTCCATCGCGATCCGGGTGGTTGCGGCGTGGGTGGCGTGTGCGGCGGGCAAGTCGAACCGGGCCGGTTCGGCGATCGCTTGCAATGCGGTGTCGCGCACGATCAGCGAGCAGGCAAGCACGATCAGCAGCAGGATGCCTTGCTCGCAGCGTGACGCCATCCGCGTTTGCTTCATGTTCTGGTCCCCGTGCCCGCAGCGACGACCGATGAGAGCAGAAGGCGCTCCGTGGATCGCGCGGATGTCAATGGGAAGCGGTCGCGCATTCGTCGCACTGGGGCGGTGATCGGTTGCCCCCGGACGGACGCGTGGCGTCGCCTCCCGGCTTCGTTGCTGTGGCGTCCCCATCTGTCTGCTGCGATGCGAGTGCTTCGGGACGCACCCGTCTGACGTTAAGCAAGGCGTGAGCCATCTGCCGCGATGCCCCGCGCAGCAAGGGGTCGCGCGCGGGGAACGGATGCGGCAGGCGTGCAGTCGACGCGTTTTGATTCACCGACGAATCAGCGTGCGCGCGTTGCATCAGCCGCTGGCGGTCGATCGCACGCAGCGAGCAGGTCGCGCGGCGACCGGGTCGTCGTGCCCGTCGACGTCGCCGTGCCGGGTGCGGCTTGGTGCGACTGACCGCCGTGCATCGTGCATCGTGTGCGCGTCAGTCGAGCGGTCGGAACGGGAACCGCCGTCACATGCGACGAATAGACGGGACTCCGATGTATTTTCGGATTTCGGCTCAGCGTTACACATTCGCAACATTTCCCGCCGCCGCGATTCGTGTGACGCAAGCCCCGTCGGGTGGCGGGAAATCCGGTGCGCGCGACGGTAGTCGACGCTCGGGTGCGTGCGGTGCACTGCACAGACGAAAGTGGCGAATCGAGGCGACGCAAAGCGCGTCGAAAGGTATACGCGATTGGCTTCGTCATGGGCGCTCGACATGCACGTGCGATTCATCGGACGACGTCGTCGGACGGACCGCGCGAGCGTCCGGCCGTTTGTCGTCGTCGTGTCGAAGCGGCGATGCGAGTGTCCGTAGCAGTTGTGAAACATTCCGTAACGCACCGTCCGTACGCGATGGCCGTGCAACGATGCAGGCCGGGATGCGGGCCGGCTGGTTTGAATATTGCTGTAGTGGGAGGACGTGACGCTCGACACGGCGAGGAACGGCTCATGACGTGATCGATTCAATGCAACGGGACGCCGGTAGCACGACGATTCGCGCGGCCCGGACCGCGCGGACGAGGCAGCGCGCTCGCCCCGCAACACCGCCGCGTGTCGATCGCACGCGGGTACGGGATGCGCCGCCCGAATACATGCTTCGCGCCGTGTGCTGGATCGCCGGGCACGAAGCGGCTAAAACGAGGATAACGATGAAGAAGATCTTGCTTGTGTTCGGGACTCGGCCGGAGGCCATCAAGATGGCACCGCTGGTGCGTGCGCTGAAGGTGCAAGCGGACGTCGACGCCCGGGTATGCGTGACCGCGCAGCATCGGGAAATGCTCGACCAGGTGCTGACGCTGTTCGACATCAAGCCCGACTACGATCTCAACCTGATGCGGCAAGGCCAGACGCTGACCGACGTGACGACCGGCATTCTTCAGGCGATCGGCATCGTCTTCGACGAATTTCGGCCGGACGTCGTGCTGGTACACGGCGACACGACGACCACGCTCGCGGTGAGCCTGGCGGCGTTCTATCGCTATCTGCCGGTCGGTCACGTGGAGGCCGGCTTGCGCAGCGGCGACATCTGGTCGCCGTGGCCGGAGGAGCTGAATCGCCGCGTGACCGATGCGGTGTCGTCGTGGCATTTCGCGCCGACCGGGCTGGCGCGCGACAACCTGCTGAGCGAAGGCGTACCGGGCGGCGCGGTGTCGCTGACCGGCAATACCGTGATCGATGCGTTGCACGAGGTCAAGCGCATGCTCGATCGCACCGCCGCGCTGTCGGACAGGATCGCCGCGTACTTCCCGTTTCTCGAACCGTCGCGGCGCGTCGTGCTGGTCACCGGCCACCGCCGGGAAAGTTTCGGCGAACCGTTCCGGCATTTCTGCGATGCGCTGTGCACGCTGGCGGGCCGCTATCGCGATGCGCAGTTCGTCTATCCGCTGCATCCGAACCCGAACGTGCGGGAGCCGGCGCGCGCGCGGCTCGGCGATATTCCCAATATCTACCTGATCGAGCCACAAGAATATCTTTCGTTCGTATTCCTGATGTCGAGAGCGCATTTCATCATCACGGATTCGGGCGGCATTCAGGAAGAAGGGCCGGCGCTCGGCAAGCCGGTGCTCGTCACGCGCGAGACGACGGAGCGGCCCGAGGCGATTCAGGCCGGTACCGCGCGGCTCGTCGGCACCGATCGGGACAGGATCGTCTGGGAGGCGTCGCGGCTGTTCGATAGCGAGAGCGCATACGAGGAAATGTCGCGTGCGAGCAATCCATACGGCGACGGCCATGCGAGCGAGCGGATCGTTCATGCGCTGATGCGTACGCCCGGGGCGCCCACGAAGACGACGAGTTTCTCGATGGGCGCCACGGAGATGCCGTTCAACGCGCTCACGCTCGGGCTGCAGGCGTTGCGGTCGCCGTGACGCGGAGCGCGCGGTAGCCCGCTCCGGCGCGTTCGGCGTGAACGTCGGGCATCCGGTCCGGCCGCAAGGTCGGGCGATGCTCGCACGTGACGACCCGAAGCGCATTTCCCCGACGCATTCAAAGTCATGCCACCGACACGTCCCGTTCCGGGGCGTGCTTTCTCCCCGTTTGCCCGAAACGCCCGAATCGCGCCGATCCGACGCCGAATCCGAAATGGTTCGATAATGCGGACGGCGATCCATGCGGACGAACGGCTGACCGGAGCGAGATTGAAAGGTTGCGCAGGCAACCGGCCGACAGCGGCGTTCGCGGCATCTGCCCGACCGTGCCTGCACGCGACACGGTCGACGAAACGGCGCCACGCCTGCCTGATCGTCCGGAACGTGAGCCGCGCCGTTCGAATCCCCACCCGATGCCTGCCCGGCGGGCGTCGCAACCAGGAGGTGAACGATGATCACGCTGACCGTCAACGGTAGCGAGCAGCACTTCGACGGCAATCCCGACATGCCGTTGCTCTGGTATCTGCGCGATGTGCTCGGCCACACCGGCACCAAGTTCGGCTGCGGGATGGCGCTGTGCGGTGCGTGCACCGTGCATCTCGACGGCGTGGCGATCCGGTCGTGCATCACGCCGGTCGCGGCGGCGTCGGGCAAGCGCGTGACGACGATCGAGGGGCTGTCGACGGACCTCACGCATCCGCTGCAGCAGGCGTGGCAGGAGTTGAACGTCGCGCAATGCGGCTACTGCCAGTCCGGGCAGATCATGCAGGCCGCGTCGCTGCTGAAGACGAATCCTCATCCGACCGACGCCGACATCGACGACGCGATGTCCGGCAACATCTGCCGCTGCGGCACCTATACGCGCATTCGCGCGGCGATCAGGCTTGCCGTGCGCCGAGGGGGTGATGCATGAGCGCGCCCGAACTCTCCGTCCGCAACGAAAGCCGTCGCGCGCTGCTGCTCGGTTTCGCGTCCGGCGGGCTGTTGCTCGCGTTCGGCGTGCCGTCGCTCGCCCACGCGGCTGCCCCGGTGCAGCCACCCGTCAGCGCGAATCCGCAGTATGGCGGCGCGGGGATGCCGCACGGACTGCGCGACGATCCGAACCTGTTCGTTGCGATCGCAACGGACGGCACCGTCACGGTGACCTGCATCCGCTCCGAGATGGGACAGGGCGTGCGCACGAGCGTCGCGCTCGTGGTGGCCGACGAGCTGGGCGCGGACTGGGCGCGCGTGAAGGTCGCGCAAGCGGTCGGCGACGAGCCGCGGTACGGCAACCAGAACACCGATGGATCGCGCAGCCTGCGCCAGAGCTTCGCCGCGCTGCGCCGTGCGGGCGCGGCCGCGCGCACGATGCTCGCGCAGGCGGCGGCTGCCGTGTGGGGCGTCGACGTGGGTCGGGTGAAGGTGACGGTGCACGAGGTCGTCGATACCGGGAGCGGGCGCAAGCTCGGCTTCGGCGAGCTGTCGGCGAAAGCGGCCGCGCTGCCGGTGCCGGATACGAAGACGCTCGCGTTGAAGGCGCCGGCCGAGTTCCGCTATATCGGCAAGGGCAAGACGGCGTTGATCGACGGACGCGACATCGTCGGCGGCCGTGCGCGGTACGGGATCGATACGCGGCTCGACGGCATGCTGTATGCGGTCGTCGCGCGACCGCCGGCCTACGGCGACACGGTCGGGTCGTTCGACGCATCGGCCGCCGAGAAGCTGCCGGGTGTCGTCAAGGTCGTGCAGCTGGCGTCGGCGCCGCTGCCGTCCGGTTTTCAGCCGCTCGGCGGGGTGGCCGTCATTGCGCGCGATACGTGGACGGCCATCCAGGCACGCGCGCAGTTGAAGATCGACTGGAAGCGCGGGCAGCATGCGGACTACGACTCGGCTGCGTATCGCAAGACGCTCGAAGCGGCCGCCGCGCAGCCGGGCGACGTGATCCGCGACGACGGCGACGCGGCCGCCGCGCTTGCCGGCGCCGCGAAACGCGTGCGTGCGACGTACTACGTTCCGCATCTCGCGCACGCGACGATGGAGCCGCCCGCGGCCGTCGCGCGGGTGGCCGACGGCCGCTGCGAAGTGTGGGCCTGCACGCAGGCGCCGCAGACCACGCGCGACGAGGTCGCGAAGGCGCTCGCGTTGCCGACCGAGCGCGTGACGGTCAACGTGACGCTGCTCGGCGGCGGCTTCGGCCGCAAGTCGAAGCCCGATTACGTGGTGGAAGCCGCGCTGCTGTCGAAGGCGGTCGGCGCGCCCGTGAAGCTGACGTTCACGCGCGAGGACGACATCGCGCACGACTACTTTCACGCGGTGTCGCTCGAAGTGTTCGACGGCGGAATCGATGCGTCGGGCAAGGTGATCGCGTGGCGGCATCGCACGGTCGCGCCGTCGATCCAGTCGACGTTTCGCGCCGGCGTCGTGCACGAGCAGCCGGGCGAGCTCGCGCAAGGCATCGCGGATCTGCCGTTCGCGATTCCGAACGTGCGGATCGAGAATCCGGCCGCGGAAGCGCACACGCGGATCGGCTGGTTCCGCTCGGTGTACAACATCCCGCATGCGTTCGGCATCCAGAGTTTCGTGTCGGAGCTCGCGCATGCCGCCGGTCGCGATCCGAAGGATTTCCTGCTCGAACTGATCGGGCCTGCGCGGCGTTTCGAGCCGCACATCACGGTGAAGAACGTGAACTATGGCGAGGATCCCGCGCTGTATCCGGTCGATACCGGGCGCCTGCGGCGCGTGGTCGAGACGGTCGCGCGCGAAGCCGGGTGGGGGCGCAAGCTCCCGAAGGGGCACGGGCTCGGGATCGCCGCGCATCGCAGCTTCGTGTCGTATACGGCCGTGGTGTGCGAGGTGCAGGTCGGTGCGGACGGCAGGATTTCGGTGCCGCGCGTCGACATCGCGATCGACTGCGGGCCGCAGGTCAATCCTGAACGGGTACGCTCGCAGCTCGAGGGCGCCGTCGTGATGGGGCTCGGCATCGCGCTGCACGGCGAGATCACGTTCAAGGACGGCCGTCCGGAGCAGAGCAACTTCAACGGCTTCCAGGTGCTGAGAATGAACGAGGCGCCGCGCGACATCCGCGTGCATCTCGTCGCGCCGGACGATTTCGCGACGCCGCTCGGCGGGGTCGGCGAGCCGGGCCTGCCGCCCGTTGCGCCGGCGCTGACCAACGCGATCTTCGCGGCGACCGGCACGCGCATCCGCAGCCTGCCGATTGCCGATCAGCTCGCGAAACCGCAGGCGGGTTGACGCGGTAACCGTCCCGCGCCGGGCCGCATCGTGCGGCCCGGCCCCCTCTCGACGCCCTGAACACCGGACCCATGATTCGTGTGAACCGGCCCTGACGCACGGCGTTGTCGTTTGCGAACGACCGTGCTAAATTCCTGCCAGCACTTGCAGTCACGCAACCCTACATTCGGCTGACATGGCCGGTAGCCCGGGAGGCAGCACGATGAGTCTGTTGATGTCGCGACGCGATCTCGCGTTCCTGCTGTATGACTGGCTCGACGCCGAGGCGCTCGCCGCGCTGCCGCGCTACGCGGAGCACGGTCGCGAGACTTTCGATGCGGTGCTCGACACCAGCGAGCGGATTGCCGAAGACCTGTTCGCACCGCACGCGGCGCGCGGCGACCGCGAGGAGCCGCGGTTCGACGGCGACCGCGTGACGCTGATCCCGGAGGTCGAACCGGCCGTGCGCGCGTTCGCGGACGCCGGGCTGATCGCCGCGGGTCACGACGAAGCGCTCGGCGGCATGCGCTTGCCGAAACTGGTCGAAGCCGCGTCGTTCCTGTTCTTTCAGGCCGCGAACATCGCGACGGCCGCGTATCCGTTCCTGACCGTCGCCAATGCGAACCTGCTCGTCGCGCACGGCAGCGCCGCGCAGATCGACGCGTTCGCCCGCCCGGAGCTGGAAGGGCGTTTCCTCGGCACGATGTGTCTATCCGAACCGCAAGCCGGTTCGTCGCTGTCCGACATTGCGACGCGCGCCGATTTCGAATGCGATTCGCCGCTCGGCGCACGCTACCGGCTGACCGGCAACAAGATGTGGATTTCCGGCGGCGAGCACGAGCTGGCGGAGAACATCGTCCACCTCGTGCTCGCGAAGATTCCCGACGAACACGGCCGGCTGCCGCCCGGCACGCGCGGCATCTCGCTGTTCATCGTGCCGAAGTTCCTGACCGGCGCCGATGCCGACGCGAACGGCGAGCACAACGACGTCGTGCTCGCGGGGCTGAACCACAAGATGGGCTATCGCGGCACGACCAATTGCCTGCTGAATTTCGGCGAAGGGACGCGTTATCGGCCGCAAGGGCGTGCGGGCGCGATCGGCTACCTGGTCGGCCAGCCGAATCAAGGTCTGGCGTACATGTTCCACATGATGAACGAAGCGCGCATCGGGGTCGGCGCGGGCGCGGTGGCGCTCGGCTATACCGGTTATCTGCACGCGCTCGACTACGCGCGCAACCGTCCGCAAGGGCGCCCGCTCGGGCCTCGCGGCAAGGATGCGGCCGCGCCGCAGACGCCGATCGTCGACCATCCGGACGTGCGGCGCATGCTGCTCGCGCAAAAGGCTTACGTCGAAGGCGGTCTCGCGCTGATCCTGTATTGCGCGAGGCAGGTCGACGAAGCGCGCGCGCACGACGATGCGGCGGTGCGCGCCGATGCCGCGCGCCTGCTCGACATCCTGACGCCGATCGCGAAGAGCTGGCCGTCGCAGTGGTGTCTTGCCGCGAACGATCTCGCGATCCAGGTGCACGGCGGGTACGGCTACACGCGCGACTACGCGGTCGAACGGCTCTATCGCGACAATCGTCTGAATCCGATTCACGAAGGCACGCACGGGATCCAGGCGCTCGACCTGCTGGGCCGCAAGGTGAGTCAGGACGACGGCGCGTCGCTGCACGCGCTCGATGTGCGGATCGGCGCGACCGTCGAGCGCGCGCGAGCGCTGGCTGCCGGCACGCGCGAGCAGGCCGATGCATTGGTCCGGCGTTGGACGAGACTATGCGACGTGACGCGCCAGTTGAGCGCGATCGGCGATCCGCAGACGCGGCTGGCGAACGCGAGCGTCTATCTCGAAGCGTTCGGCCATCTCGTCGTCGCATGGCTTTGGCTCGACGTGACGCTCGCCGCGCACGGACACGACGGCGATTTCCACGACGGCAAGCGTGCGGCGGCCCGTTACTTTTTCCGCTGGGAACTGCCGAAGGTGGATGCGCAGCTCGACCTGCTGTCGAGCGTCGACACGACGACGCTCGACATGCGCGACGCGTGGTTCTGAACGTGGTTTCAACGATATTCCGGAATACCGACGATCTTGCCGATGCCGATGGCCATCGCATGCGCGTCGTGAACCGGCCGCGCGGGGGTATCCCACCCACCGCACCGATGCGCGGCTACGCCGCGCAAGGAGACAGAAGCGCATGAAAGCCCTGTTGTGTACCGCATTCGGCCCGATCGATCGCTTGCGCATCGAGGACGTCGCGATTCCCGAACCGGCTGCCGGGCAGGTCCGGATCCGGGTGAAGGCGGCATCGCTCAATTTTCCCGACGCGCTGATCGTCCAGGGGCTGTATCAGGTGAAACCGGCGCTGCCGTTTTCGCCGGGCGCCGAGTTTGCCGGCGTGATCGACGCGGTCGGCGAGGGCGTCACCGCGTGGCGACCCGGCGATTCGGTGATGGCGTTTACCGGACACGGCGGGTTCGCGGAGCAGTGCGTGGCCGATGCGCACCAGCTCGCCGCGCTGCCGCCGGGCATGACGTTCGAGCAGGGCGCGGCGCTCGTGCTCGCCTACGGTACGTCGCTGCACGCATTGCAGCAGCGCGCGCGCCTGCAGGCGGGCGAGACGCTGCTCGTGCTGGGCGCGGCCGGCGGCGTCGGGATCGCCGCGATCGAGATCGCGAAAGCGCTCGGCGCACGCGTGATCGCGGCCGCGTCGAGCGCGGACAAACTCGCGCTGTGCCGCGAAGCGGGCGCCGACGAGACGATCGACTATGCGACCGAGGACCTGCGCCGCCGCGTCGACGAGCTGACCGGCGGGCGCGGCGCCGACGTCGTCTACGATCCGGTGGGCGGCGCGAGCAGCGAAGCGGCGCTGCGCGCGACCGCGTGGCGCGGCCGGTTCCTCGTGGTCGGCTTCGCGGCCGGCGAGATCCCGAAGATCGCGCTGAACCTCGCGCTGCTGAAGGAGCGCGACATTCTCGGCGTGTTCTGGGGCGATGCGGTGCGGCGCGATCCGGCGCAGCATGCCGCGAACATGCGGCTGCTCGCCGAATGGTTCGCGGCCGGCAAGGTGCGGCCCGCGATCACCGAGCGCGTGTCGCTGGCCGGCGCGGCCGACGCGATCGCGCGGATGGCGAACCGGCAGGTGAAGGGCAAGGTGGTGATTTTCCCGGACGCGTGATCCGGTTTCGCCGCGCGGCGATTCAACGCGGGCCGTGCGGCGGGTGTTTCACGAAAGCGGGCGCGGTGCGACCCGCGGTGAAGGCGTCGTGACCCGGCAGTCGGGCGCACGATGCCGCGCGGTGCCGAAACGAATGCCGCCCGTCCTTCGCCGGTGCCTTCAATCCTTCGGCAGGCGCAGCGTGTCGAGCGCATGCTGCGAAAACTCGACCCAGAACCGCTCGTTCGCGATGCCGGCCTGCAGCACCAGATGCTGCAGGCGCTTCGTGCGTGAAGCGCCGGCGGTCGAATCGTCGGCCGCCGGACCGCCGGCCGCCGGATCGCCGGCCGCCGAGAAATCACGCGCCTCGATCTGCAGATACACGTCCAGCTTTTCCTGATGAAGCGCGATGCGCCGCCGGATCTCATTCTCGAGGCCGGCCGGCCCGAGCACGGCTTCCGCGCGCAGGCGCACCATCAGCGCCTCGCGCAGCGGCGTCGGATCTTCCGGTTCGACGATCCAGCGCCGCAATTCCTTCTTGCCGGCCGGCAGGATCCGGTACGCGCGCTTGCGGCCGCGGCCGGACTCGGCAGGCAGCGATTCGATCCAGCCCATTTCCTCGAGGCGCCCGAGTTCGCGATAGATCTGCTGGTGCGTCGCCTGCCAGAAATAGCCGATCGAGCGATCGAAACGGTCGGCGAGCTCGGACCCCGAACCGGGGCGTTCGGCGAGGGCGGTGAGAAGCGCGTGAGGCAGGGACATGTCGGATCGAAGGAGGCTGCGCAATGAACCGCATCTTGCCATATCGGGGCTGCAGCACAAACGGCAACGCACGTTTATGCAACATGTTGCATAAACGGAATCGACGGGCTACCATCCGTGCAACTTGTTGCATAAAAATGGAGACGCCCGATGACATCCCGTTACCCGCATTTGACGACCCCGCTCGAGCTCGGTTTCACGTCGCTCAGGAATCGTGTGTTGATGGGGGCGATGCATGTCGGTCTCGAGGAAGCGCCGAACGGCTTCGAGCGGATGGCCGCGTTCTATGCGGAGCGGGCGCGAGGCGAGGCCGGCCTGATCGTCACGGGCGGCTTCGCGCCGAACGAGCGCGGCCGTCCGGCGCCGGGCGGCGCGGTGCTGACGACCGAAGCGCAAGCCGAACGCCATCGCGTCGTGACGCGCGCGGTGCATGCGGAAGGCGGCACGATCGCGTTGCAGATCCTGCATTTCGGCCGCTACGCGTATCATCCGGCGCTCGCGGCGCCGAGCGCACTGAAGGCGCCGATCAACCCGTTCACGCCGCATGCGTTG encodes the following:
- a CDS encoding xanthine dehydrogenase family protein molybdopterin-binding subunit, producing MSAPELSVRNESRRALLLGFASGGLLLAFGVPSLAHAAAPVQPPVSANPQYGGAGMPHGLRDDPNLFVAIATDGTVTVTCIRSEMGQGVRTSVALVVADELGADWARVKVAQAVGDEPRYGNQNTDGSRSLRQSFAALRRAGAAARTMLAQAAAAVWGVDVGRVKVTVHEVVDTGSGRKLGFGELSAKAAALPVPDTKTLALKAPAEFRYIGKGKTALIDGRDIVGGRARYGIDTRLDGMLYAVVARPPAYGDTVGSFDASAAEKLPGVVKVVQLASAPLPSGFQPLGGVAVIARDTWTAIQARAQLKIDWKRGQHADYDSAAYRKTLEAAAAQPGDVIRDDGDAAAALAGAAKRVRATYYVPHLAHATMEPPAAVARVADGRCEVWACTQAPQTTRDEVAKALALPTERVTVNVTLLGGGFGRKSKPDYVVEAALLSKAVGAPVKLTFTREDDIAHDYFHAVSLEVFDGGIDASGKVIAWRHRTVAPSIQSTFRAGVVHEQPGELAQGIADLPFAIPNVRIENPAAEAHTRIGWFRSVYNIPHAFGIQSFVSELAHAAGRDPKDFLLELIGPARRFEPHITVKNVNYGEDPALYPVDTGRLRRVVETVAREAGWGRKLPKGHGLGIAAHRSFVSYTAVVCEVQVGADGRISVPRVDIAIDCGPQVNPERVRSQLEGAVVMGLGIALHGEITFKDGRPEQSNFNGFQVLRMNEAPRDIRVHLVAPDDFATPLGGVGEPGLPPVAPALTNAIFAATGTRIRSLPIADQLAKPQAG
- a CDS encoding acyl-CoA dehydrogenase, with protein sequence MSLLMSRRDLAFLLYDWLDAEALAALPRYAEHGRETFDAVLDTSERIAEDLFAPHAARGDREEPRFDGDRVTLIPEVEPAVRAFADAGLIAAGHDEALGGMRLPKLVEAASFLFFQAANIATAAYPFLTVANANLLVAHGSAAQIDAFARPELEGRFLGTMCLSEPQAGSSLSDIATRADFECDSPLGARYRLTGNKMWISGGEHELAENIVHLVLAKIPDEHGRLPPGTRGISLFIVPKFLTGADADANGEHNDVVLAGLNHKMGYRGTTNCLLNFGEGTRYRPQGRAGAIGYLVGQPNQGLAYMFHMMNEARIGVGAGAVALGYTGYLHALDYARNRPQGRPLGPRGKDAAAPQTPIVDHPDVRRMLLAQKAYVEGGLALILYCARQVDEARAHDDAAVRADAARLLDILTPIAKSWPSQWCLAANDLAIQVHGGYGYTRDYAVERLYRDNRLNPIHEGTHGIQALDLLGRKVSQDDGASLHALDVRIGATVERARALAAGTREQADALVRRWTRLCDVTRQLSAIGDPQTRLANASVYLEAFGHLVVAWLWLDVTLAAHGHDGDFHDGKRAAARYFFRWELPKVDAQLDLLSSVDTTTLDMRDAWF
- the wecB gene encoding non-hydrolyzing UDP-N-acetylglucosamine 2-epimerase, with the protein product MKKILLVFGTRPEAIKMAPLVRALKVQADVDARVCVTAQHREMLDQVLTLFDIKPDYDLNLMRQGQTLTDVTTGILQAIGIVFDEFRPDVVLVHGDTTTTLAVSLAAFYRYLPVGHVEAGLRSGDIWSPWPEELNRRVTDAVSSWHFAPTGLARDNLLSEGVPGGAVSLTGNTVIDALHEVKRMLDRTAALSDRIAAYFPFLEPSRRVVLVTGHRRESFGEPFRHFCDALCTLAGRYRDAQFVYPLHPNPNVREPARARLGDIPNIYLIEPQEYLSFVFLMSRAHFIITDSGGIQEEGPALGKPVLVTRETTERPEAIQAGTARLVGTDRDRIVWEASRLFDSESAYEEMSRASNPYGDGHASERIVHALMRTPGAPTKTTSFSMGATEMPFNALTLGLQALRSP
- a CDS encoding NADPH:quinone oxidoreductase family protein, which encodes MKALLCTAFGPIDRLRIEDVAIPEPAAGQVRIRVKAASLNFPDALIVQGLYQVKPALPFSPGAEFAGVIDAVGEGVTAWRPGDSVMAFTGHGGFAEQCVADAHQLAALPPGMTFEQGAALVLAYGTSLHALQQRARLQAGETLLVLGAAGGVGIAAIEIAKALGARVIAAASSADKLALCREAGADETIDYATEDLRRRVDELTGGRGADVVYDPVGGASSEAALRATAWRGRFLVVGFAAGEIPKIALNLALLKERDILGVFWGDAVRRDPAQHAANMRLLAEWFAAGKVRPAITERVSLAGAADAIARMANRQVKGKVVIFPDA
- a CDS encoding PadR family transcriptional regulator, yielding MSLPHALLTALAERPGSGSELADRFDRSIGYFWQATHQQIYRELGRLEEMGWIESLPAESGRGRKRAYRILPAGKKELRRWIVEPEDPTPLREALMVRLRAEAVLGPAGLENEIRRRIALHQEKLDVYLQIEARDFSAAGDPAAGGPAADDSTAGASRTKRLQHLVLQAGIANERFWVEFSQHALDTLRLPKD
- a CDS encoding (2Fe-2S)-binding protein yields the protein MITLTVNGSEQHFDGNPDMPLLWYLRDVLGHTGTKFGCGMALCGACTVHLDGVAIRSCITPVAAASGKRVTTIEGLSTDLTHPLQQAWQELNVAQCGYCQSGQIMQAASLLKTNPHPTDADIDDAMSGNICRCGTYTRIRAAIRLAVRRGGDA